TGCCCGCAGATGGCGCTGGACGACGAATCTGCAGTAAACGGGAGAAGCAAGCAGGCCGGGAAAAGCTGGCCGGTGAAGACTGACGTCCGTTCAGGCCAATGACAGCCTGAGCTTCCGTTCTGCGAAGTCCAAGAATTTCCCAGCAGTTTAAGCGGCTGCCCAAGTTGCTATAGTTCATACTGGTTCAAACACCTTCCTCTCAGCTAACTGAGGCCACCTCCTCAGTCTCTGGGCAAACTTGTGGTAGAAGGCATCcacagggcagaggcagcctTGCAGTTTTCATTGAGCAGTTCAATGTCTGGACTGGAATCAGCCAGGTGAGAGCAGGGGTGAGGAGCAGATAGGGTGAGAGAACCCACAAGTTGCCCAGCCTTGCGCTTCGGCATTTTCTGTAGGTTTGTCTCATTGCATCATCTTTCTCTTTAGTTTGTTTCCTAAGGACAGTCCTTGGGTCGGCCTTTTGTTGTGCCAGGGCTGCCTTTGACGCGTTTCCATGCATGCAGGTCCCATGAATCTCTTCTCGCTACTGAAGGAGCCATCTCTGCCCGTGCATTCACCTACTCACTTAATTAGGGGCCCATCTGCAAGGTGGGGGTCTTGGTTGCTACTAAAAAGGCAATTCTGTTGGCAAGGAGAGGGAATAAGAAAGAAATACACAGGagttggcgttgtggcacagcgggtaaagctgcagcctgcagcatcagcatcccatatgggtactggttggagtcccggctgctccacttccaatccagctccttgctaatacacctgggaaagcagcagaggatggcccaagtccttgggcccctgggagatgcagaagcagctcctggctcctggcttcagatccacccagctcttgccattgtggccatttggggagtgaatcagcgaatggaagatctctctccctctgcctctgcctctctgtaactctgcctttcaaataaataaatctttcaaaaagaaagaaagaaatacacagaGTTCCTATGCTCAGCTTGGTTCCCCTTTTCTCCCCTTCAACACACTATTGATACCTCTTTTGTTTCAGAATGATGTGATGGGGTCTGAAGATACAGAGATGTGAAATTCTATCCTTAGCGTTCAAGAGCTCCTTATATTAGCTAGTGGTGATCTCTAAACTCACACACCTATGCTTTTTAACAAATTGGGCATTCACTGTatgcccacacacacatacacacacaccctataggtatatatgtatatatagcgTGATATTacaggggcttcaaaaagttcctggaggggctggcattgtggcatagctgggaaaatcaccacctgcaatgccaatgtTCCATATGTGTGCTgtttcctgtcctggttgcttcacttcctatccagcttcctcctaatggcctgggcaagcagcagaaggtggcccaagtgtttgggcccctgccacctatgtgggagacctggatgaagctcctggttcctgatttccgACTGTGCCCgcaaatggaagatttgtctgtctgtctgtctctctgtaactctttcaaagtaaataaaataaatctttttgaaaagtttatggtgtgcattgtgttttaatttcatttccatgaactttttgaagcctcctcctgtgtgtgtctgtgtgtttattATGATTGGTATATTAAATGATTAGATGTTGGGtacacttaatttattttttagataaaaATGAGTGTAATTGgaggtttgaatatttttttgtcAACTCGTGAATTTTTAGGACACTTCCTGTAGTGCTTTCTCACTGTGGAATGCTTCGGTTCTTTCTtggttctctttcttctttcttcagaTGTCTGTCAAATGTCAAATTTTTGGGGGGACTCTTCGCCTCCTATAATAATCACTCTCTCCCCTCATCATCTTCTGTCTTTTTATCCTATTTTATTTGTTACATACTGTATCTCactagaaagaaatagaatgctTCAAGAAGTTCTTGAAAAAGCAGaagtggggggctggtgctgtggctcacttggttaatcctctgcttgcgtgctggcatcccacatgggctccaggttctagtcccggttgctcctcttccagtccagctctctgctgtggcccgggaaggcagtggaggatggcccaagtgcttgggtgcctgcacctgcatgggaggccaggaggaagcatctggctcctggcttcgatttgggcagtgaaccaacagaaggaagacctttctctctgtctctctctctctcactgtctaactctgcctgtctaataaaaaaaagaaaagaaaagaaaaagcagaagtgaaagataagtttatttttatgctaaatatacatttttcacagtgtgtattttggtgcaaaaaaaagaagagagaattttGAGATCcacatgcatattttccatgagctttttgaaatacactcatatctttcttttttccttaaagtttGTTTTGCATTCCCTAGAATGTAAATTTCAAGAGGGACAGGGAGTTGTTCTTAACACCATGAGAAGACAGGAACAATAAAAAGTGaatagaggaggagggagaaagcctTGTCCAGTGCATCTTGAAATCTTCTAGGTACCGGTGGGAACAGGGGAAAGATGGGGGGAGGTTTATTCACCCTTCTTGTGGTTCTGTGAGTTGTCAAATtccagcaataaataaataaaaccagggcTTATGAATGAGGGGATCTCACACATGTATGCCTGATTGCAAGAACAAGACTGGCAAAATGACAGCCTGCACAAAGGCCATTGCAACATTGCACAGAAACTACTTCTGCACTACCATCTGCCGAGCAGCTGCCTGACCAatcttggattcctgccactttttttttttaattgtttgagtactagttttactgttaatttacatagtacaacacattaaggatagagatcctacatggggagtgagtgcacagtgattcctgctgttgatttaacaattgacactcttatttatgatgtcggtaatcacctgaggctcttgtcatgagctgccaaggttatggaagcctcttgagttcgccaactccgaccTCATTtagataaggttttttttttttttaacttttatttaatgaatataaatttccagtgcatagcttatggattacaatggcttccccccccccccccacaacctccctcccacccgcaaccctcccctctcccgctccttctccccttccatttgcatcaagattcattttcaattctccttatatacagaaaatcaatttagtataaagatttcaacagtttgcacccacacagaaacacaaagtgaaacatactgtttgagtactaatcaCAGCaccaaatcacaatgtacagcacactaaggacagagatcccacatgaggagcaagcgcacagtggctcctgttgttgacccaacaaactgacactctagtttatggcgccagtaaccatcccaggctgtcgtcatgagttgccaaggctatggaagccttccatgtttgccgactctgatcatatttagacaaggtcataaaagacagagtgaggatagtaaccaataatcctaagagtggcatttaccaggtttgaacaattatacagcattaagtggggaagaggaccatcagtacacacaggttgggagtagagccattggtggtagagtagaggttatgattacaaaggaatgaggcccaaatgcactagacagggcctagaacaaaggacagagtcattattagaggagctaagaaaggtgctgtctaagctacaattaagttttctgattgagaggcaactagaacctgatagaaggggcttgataataatctggtgggctttagggaTTCCTGCCACTTTTGTCATTGAACTTTGTAGCCAAGGGTCAGTGTTTCAAAACAACTTCCTCATTTTGCCTTTGAAACATTCCCCTGCCTCAGACTCCTTGAAAACACACATTGCAATGTCCATTCCCAAATAAACTCTTTAACCTTGGAGAAAATCTCCCCTTTTTGTTACTTAGGTCGACAGTTCCTACTTCAACCAGGATTACCaactccctttctgtttctctatccAAGGTTTCTAAAAGCCAGCGCATCTTTCATTGTGTTAGCAGCTAAGTATTTCAAGCGCTTCTTCCTCACCTCCAATTTTTAGTGAATGACAGCGTGTTTCCAATCCATGCCCCTCCAGGTGGGAAAGGTCAAGGTCAGATACACAAAGCCCTCTTGTAAGATTCAGTTTTGGTTAAAGAGAGAgactcttctgtttctctctctcagcatttTCTTATTTAGGGTATTTGCAGGACTTCAGGGAGTGTTTGAGCCCAGAAGACTTCATCTCTGTGCCTGGAATTGCCTCAGAAGAAGTGTACAGGATGGCGGAACACTTTCTCCATATTGCTGGACCCTACACAGGACAGCCTCTTAGGAACTGACCTTGGATTGAACCTCTTACCCAGTCTCCTGAACTAATGATAGATGTGGAATCTTGCGAAGTTGCCAGTCTCTGTGTAATGTAAGGAGAATGTTCTGAGAAACCTACCCCTAGATATAGTCTGCTGTATGATGATCTGTGATGAAGCGGCCCCAACTTCACCAGGAGGGGCACCAGTCACACACCCTGGAAGAGCTAACGTGACTAGCAAGGCAGAGTTGACTGTGTAGCTGCAGCAGCTCTCGGGCTTCCATCTTTATGTCTGGCAACCAAGCCCATGCACTGCAGTGGCTGAACCAGGAAGCTGTACTTGGGCCATGGTAGtctcactcccaattccagcttcttgtgacTGCacctcctgggagacagcaggtgatggtgcaagtagttGGGGCTCTGCCACGTGGAGCCGTCCAGTGGGGCTCAGGGGTCTGTGGTCTCCTCAGACACAGGTAGAATGGCCTTCAcagctgtcagctgtggctggaaagcctgtctccagaccaGCTGAcatctcccccactaatagcttcttgtgTTGCATATGTGACCTTGAAGCTTTAAATCACACCGTCAGGGTGGGCGCAATAgttcacccagagctggcaggggaaggggctgaacCCTTGGGGAGAGTCAGATTGGCTCCAGGAGACCCTGGCTAGCTTGTGTGACCTTGTGGTTTTAAATCATGCCTTCAAGTTAGTTacaatcttccacccagagctagaAGAGGAGCCCCTAAGGAGAACCCCACTATCTCCATGAGCCTCAAGCCAATCAACGTACTTTATGTAAAATGCCTGTACTATGGGCACCCCACCGAATgactcaatgaaaaaaaaaaaaaaaaaacagccatgtCTTAAAAACCCAGGACACTTCTTCAAACCAGTGTCCCGCTAGGGCACTCCACCTGCTCTCCTTTCGGACAAGATTCTTTTTCTGttgcttgccaatcaaataagtttcttttctgtcaaataaaagttttGGCCTCTTTGCAAATTATTTCCCAGCTTTTTATTCCTATACTAAGCTAAGATAAAGAATCCATGAAACTTGCGCCTGTAACTGTCTTCCCCTTCACGCTGGTaacaccacccatgtgggaaatgcagagagttcctgacttctgggttaggcttggtccagccccagctgttgtaggcatttagggagtgaatgtagctgttttcttttttaaagatttatttatttatttgaaagtcagagttacatagagagaggagaaagatcttccatctgatggttcacttcccagttggccgcaactgctggaactgtgctaatccgaagccaggagcaagaagcttcttccaggtctctcacgtgggtgcaggggcccaaagacttgggccatcttatactactttttttgttttgttctaatttttgacaggcagagtggacagtgagagagagagagagagagagagagagagaaaggtcttcctttttgccgtggttcaccctccaatggctgctgtggctggtgcgctgcggccggtgcaccgcgctgatccgaaggtaggagccaggtgcttatcctggtctcccatggggtgcagggcccaagcacttgggccatagagctggcctggaagaggagcaaccaggacagaatctggcgccccgaccgggactagaacccggtgtgccagtgctgctaggtggaggattagcctgttgagccacggcgccgcccatcttctactactatcccaggccatagcagagagctggatcagaagaggagcagccaggacgagaaccggcgtccatgtgggatgccggcgcctcgggccagggtgttaacctgctgagccacagcgccagcccctgtagctGTTCATATAGCCCCtagttcctgattttttttttttatctaagacCCACCACAATCCAAAATGATATGTTTCCTGTCTTTCCCAGATGTTGCACTCATTCAAGTCAACATAACAATCAGGTCTTAGGAGTTTAACGATCTGATTGGATTGATTCATATTAAGCTGTAACAGATCTACCCCAGGCTTCCAATGAGGAATGggaatgtttttgaaaattcattACCTTGCATAATTTTGCAATTTTTGGGATTTCACACTTTAAAATCATATCAAATATAAACATTAACTTTTGTGGGGGCTTAtcatttttttaacagaaaaatgagAGTGAATGTTGGTTGATCACTAGTAGCTTTTGCCCCCAGGGCCAGTTCTTATAAGATTTCTTGCTTTatagaacttttcttttttaaaatcttcatctACATCTGGACTttcagggaaaaaatgaaaattccaaaGGTTTTTTGCAAAGCTGCAATGTCCACGGTGGTCTAAATTCAGCGGTAGAGTAACAGTGAATGGCCCAAAAGGCCACGACTATGTTTGCGTTATTCCTGAAGTTTTAGAATTAGATTTTATAAATTGATTATTAAGTGCTTATAACAGTGTCTGGCAtgtgttttctgattttctctctttcttttttgcctttttttgccTGACCCCTAAGGCTTCAATGGTGGAAACACAATGGGCTGAACTCAAAATGACTCACAGGAAGCACCTCAGCCAGCATCACTTTCTCTAATGAGCAGCAAGAAAGGAGTAAGGGAAAGGAGGCATACCAATGCTCTTTCCGTAGCAGAGATCCCAAGTCCATCAGACTCATTGGTTCTCTGGATTCTGTTCCCCACACTACAGTGATGATGTCAGCCCACGGAGCCACCTGTTTGGGGTTTCACCTTTCACACCCTGCCAATCATTGAACCGCCACATTGACTCCATTGTATGAATCCATAAGCCACAGGAATATTTACAATAAACGATCGATACAGACTGGATATATTCTACCACGATTTTGTGAAAGCCCTCCATTTATCTTCCAGATAGTAGATTTTATCAAACCAGTTTTATTAAGAATTCGCCTTCTCAATTACATGTTTACTGGTACTCAATTCTTCCCAACACATCATGCATTTTGAGATTGTACCCCCACCTTGCCCAGAATATAAGTGTTCCAAGGTCATGCTGTGTCTTTCAGCACTACCTTATCACATTAGAAGAGTTTCTGGCATATCATAGATGTCCAATAAACACTTAGTGATGAAGCAAACTGTTCTGTGCCTTGCACTTCAACGTTAACAGAGGGGATTCCCAAGATGGCTAAACAGAACTGCTGTTCAAACAAGTAGAAGTCATTTCTCTGGGTGGCACATCCACTAATGCCAACCACATGGGACCACAAAGAAACCACTCCGCAGCACAGATCTGCTggatttttcattctctttcagCACAGAGAGGTAAAATGGAATATTCTTTTGCCGCAAATATTTCAGGTAATACACCATCAGCTGTCTCAGTTTTCCTTGGCTGCGGTATCTTTCCAGGGTATAAGCCTTCCCCACTTCACAGGTGGAATCCATGACAACCCATGTAACTGGATCCCCTTCTGGACCCTGCAGACTGTATGCAGGCAGGGTCTGTATGCAACGCTGGATGTAATGCAGGCTCCTCTCATTCCGGCCTGCATGCCAGTTATCATTTACCAGCCCAGCATGGGAGATGTGCAGTTGGGAAAATTTAAAATTGGGATCCTCGctgtgaaaataaaaaacaaaagttttagTCCTCCTTCCTGTAATGTCTGGATACTCATCTCCTTACTTAACACCCACTGTTGTAAAGTTGCTCATTTTGACTGTTGATAATCTATCCATCTCAATAATGAGCTCATCCTCTCCTCATGCAAAAACTGATTTATATGAataacaaaaaatgtttaaagaataacAGTACTTCAGAAAAGCCACAGGAGTGATTAGCACATGCTTTTGGTACCTCTGAGATTGGTCATCTGGATGCTCGGTCTCACACCGGCTGTCTGGTTTGCTCCTGTTGGAGGTACTGGGCTTTAGGATATCATCTGTCACATAGAGGAGTAAGTTCAAATAGTTTACCTTCACTGACTTTGAAAATGCAACCGCTGTTATCCCCTCACCTAAACTTTCTTGACAACCTAGAAAGAGAGGCGAAGAAAGCAATGCTGTTAGTGACTGAGTCTCTGCGGCATCTCCC
This window of the Lepus europaeus isolate LE1 chromosome 7, mLepTim1.pri, whole genome shotgun sequence genome carries:
- the LOC133762999 gene encoding glycine N-acyltransferase-like protein 1 isoform X1 produces the protein MILETLLIPLLSLTWPQNPLLVSVSPFLITSRLPSLRTAMQPSQPLPVPLFLLQVYGSMYHINHGNPFNMEVLVESWPEYHTVIVRPQKQGLRHQEAVVRAQEMTDNKDPYTNTYCIFSKEPKKLMGVLKNPEIINWKQMFQIQGCQESLGEGITAVAFSKSVKVNYLNLLLYVTDDILKPSTSNRSKPDSRCETEHPDDQSQSEDPNFKFSQLHISHAGLVNDNWHAGRNERSLHYIQRCIQTLPAYSLQGPEGDPVTWVVMDSTCEVGKAYTLERYRSQGKLRQLMVYYLKYLRQKNIPFYLSVLKENEKSSRSVLRSGFFVVPCGWH
- the LOC133762999 gene encoding glycine N-acyltransferase-like protein 1 isoform X3, whose translation is MLLLHNPKNLLTLYKSLARSIPESLKVYGSMYHINHGNPFNMEVLVESWPEYHTVIVRPQKQGLRHQEAVVRAQEMTDNKDPYTNTYCIFSKEPKKLMGVLKNPEIINWKQMFQIQGCQESLGEGITAVAFSKSVKVNYLNLLLYVTDDILKPSTSNRSKPDSRCETEHPDDQSQSEDPNFKFSQLHISHAGLVNDNWHAGRNERSLHYIQRCIQTLPAYSLQGPEGDPVTWVVMDSTCEVGKAYTLERYRSQGKLRQLMVYYLKYLRQKNIPFYLSVLKENEKSSRSVLRSGFFVVPCGWH
- the LOC133762999 gene encoding glycine N-acyltransferase-like protein 1 isoform X5: MYHINHGNPFNMEVLVESWPEYHTVIVRPQKQGLRHQEAVVRAQEMTDNKDPYTNTYCIFSKEPKKLMGVLKNPEIINWKQMFQIQGCQESLGEGITAVAFSKSVKVNYLNLLLYVTDDILKPSTSNRSKPDSRCETEHPDDQSQSEDPNFKFSQLHISHAGLVNDNWHAGRNERSLHYIQRCIQTLPAYSLQGPEGDPVTWVVMDSTCEVGKAYTLERYRSQGKLRQLMVYYLKYLRQKNIPFYLSVLKENEKSSRSVLRSGFFVVPCGWH
- the LOC133762999 gene encoding glycine N-acyltransferase-like protein 1 isoform X4, translated to MILETLLIPLLSLTWPQNPLLVSVSPFLITSRLPSLRTAMQPSQPLPVPLFLLQVYGSMYHINHGNPFNMEVLVESWPEYHTVIVRPQKQGLRHQEAVVRAQEMTDNKDPYTNTYCIFSKEPKKLMGVLKNPEIINWKQMFQIQDDILKPSTSNRSKPDSRCETEHPDDQSQSEDPNFKFSQLHISHAGLVNDNWHAGRNERSLHYIQRCIQTLPAYSLQGPEGDPVTWVVMDSTCEVGKAYTLERYRSQGKLRQLMVYYLKYLRQKNIPFYLSVLKENEKSSRSVLRSGFFVVPCGWH
- the LOC133762999 gene encoding glycine N-acyltransferase-like protein 1 isoform X2, whose amino-acid sequence is MILETLLIPLLSLTWPQNPLLVSVSPFLITSRLPSLRTAMQPSQPLPVPLFLLQVYGSMYHINHGNPFNMEVLVESWPEYHTVIVRPQKQEMTDNKDPYTNTYCIFSKEPKKLMGVLKNPEIINWKQMFQIQGCQESLGEGITAVAFSKSVKVNYLNLLLYVTDDILKPSTSNRSKPDSRCETEHPDDQSQSEDPNFKFSQLHISHAGLVNDNWHAGRNERSLHYIQRCIQTLPAYSLQGPEGDPVTWVVMDSTCEVGKAYTLERYRSQGKLRQLMVYYLKYLRQKNIPFYLSVLKENEKSSRSVLRSGFFVVPCGWH